The bacterium genome contains a region encoding:
- the bamD gene encoding outer membrane protein assembly factor BamD, translating to MARKLIILMLFLGVVSCGPKQATLDPKTKSDAELYQLGLNYMKEEDWERAREAFRTVFESFPQSEYRITAKLGIADSFFGEGRHSSLLLAYQEYQDFISLFPFSPKACYAQLRMGHCYLKMAEKPDRDQTNTKKALEEFKKVVDNYPNCEQFQEARKYVVECYWHLAEHEYLVAFYYSRTGRPGAAIDRIKGLIKSYPETVHHPKHYLTLAQSLETLQQYKESCTYYDFILNKWPESEQVSKAREAQGRVCK from the coding sequence ATGGCGCGTAAGCTGATCATCCTGATGTTGTTTCTTGGAGTAGTTTCTTGTGGTCCAAAACAGGCTACTCTCGATCCCAAGACGAAATCCGATGCCGAACTCTATCAGCTCGGTTTGAATTACATGAAAGAAGAAGATTGGGAAAGAGCTCGCGAAGCATTTCGAACAGTATTTGAGTCCTTTCCGCAGAGTGAGTACCGCATCACTGCAAAACTCGGAATTGCGGATAGTTTTTTTGGAGAAGGACGGCACTCGAGCCTGCTTCTTGCCTATCAGGAGTATCAGGATTTCATCAGTCTGTTTCCGTTCAGCCCAAAAGCCTGTTACGCTCAGCTCCGCATGGGACATTGCTATTTGAAGATGGCGGAAAAACCTGACCGGGACCAAACCAACACAAAAAAAGCGTTGGAAGAATTCAAGAAAGTCGTGGATAACTATCCGAACTGTGAGCAATTTCAGGAAGCTCGAAAATATGTTGTCGAGTGCTACTGGCATCTTGCTGAACATGAATACCTCGTAGCTTTCTATTACTCCAGAACCGGACGTCCAGGGGCTGCAATCGACAGGATCAAAGGCCTGATCAAAAGTTATCCGGAAACCGTTCACCACCCAAAACACTACCTGACCCTGGCCCAGTCACTGGAAACGCTTCAACAGTATAAAGAGAGCTGCACTTATTACGATTTCATCCTCAACAAATGGCCTGAGTCAGAACAAGTTTCCAAAGCCCGTGAAGCCCAGGGTAGGGTGTGTAAATAA